The following proteins are co-located in the Meriones unguiculatus strain TT.TT164.6M chromosome 4, Bangor_MerUng_6.1, whole genome shotgun sequence genome:
- the Cmklr1 gene encoding chemerin-like receptor 1 — translation MTNEMEYDYSNYSEEYLDGFNSIMDLEEGDPLEANVARIFLVVIYSLVCFLGILGNGLVIVIATFKMKKTVNTVWFINLAVADFLFNLFLPIHITYAAMDYHWVFGKAMCKISNFLLIHNMYTSVFLLTVISFDRCISVLLPVWSQNHRSIRLAYVTCVVVWLLAFFLSSPSLVFRDTTNVHGKIFCFNNFSLSAPPHPAHSRLDSVGYSRHVVVTVTRFLCGFLIPVFIITACYLTIVFKLQRNRLAKTKKPFKIIVTIIITFFLCWCPYHTLYLLELHHTDVPDSVFSLGLPLATAIAIANSCMNPILYVFMGHDFKKFKVALFSRLVNALSEDTGPSSYHRSFTKMSSLNEKASMNEKETSAL, via the exons ATGACCAACG AAATGGAGTACGACTACAGCAACTACAGTGAAGAGTACCTTGACGGCTTTAACTCCATTATGGACTTGGAGGAGGGCGATCCGCTGGAGGCCAACGTCGCTCGGATCTTCCTGGTGGTGATCTACAGCCTGGTGTGCTTCCTCGGGATCCTGGGCAATGGTCTGGTGATTGTCATCGCCACCTTCAAGATGAAGAAGACGGTGAATACTGTGTGGTTCATCAACCTGGCAGTGGCTGACTTCCTGTTCAACCTCTTCCTGCCGATCCACATCACCTATGCCGCAATGGACTACCACTGGGTGTTCGGGAAGGCCATGTGCAAGATCAGTAACTTTCTGCTCATCCACAACATGTACACCAGCGTCTTCCTGCTGACCGTCATCAGCTTTGACCGCTGCATCTCTGTGCTGCTTCCTGTCTGGTCCCAGAACCACCGCAGCATCCGCTTGGCCTACGTGACCTGTGTGGTCGTCTGGCTCTTGGCTTTCTTCTTGAGTTCCCCGTCTCTTGTGTTCCGAGACACAACCAACGTGCATGGGAAAATATTCTGCTTCAACAACTTTAGCTTGTCTGCACCCCCGCACCCTGCTCACTCCCGACTGGACTCTGTAGGGTACAGCAGGCATGTGGTGGTCACTGTTACCcgcttcctctgtggcttcctgATCCCTGTCTTCATCATCACAGCCTGCTATCTCACCATCGTCTTCAAGCTGCAGCGCAACCGCCTGGCCAAGACCAAGAAACCCTTCAAGATCAttgtcaccatcatcatcaccttcTTCCTGTGCTGGTGCCCCTACCACACACTCTACCTGCTGGAGCTCCACCACACAGATGTGCCGGATTCTGTCTTCAGCCTGGGATTGCCTCTGGCCACGGCCATCGCCATCGCCAACAGCTGTATGAATCCCATTCTGTATGTCTTCATGGGCCATGACTTCAAGAAATTCAAGGTGGCTCTCTTCTCCCGCCTGGTCAATGCCCTGAGCGAGGACACAGGACCCTCCTCCTATCACAGAAGCTTCACCAAGATGTCATCACTGAATGAGAAGGCCTCCATGAATGAGAAGGAGACCAGTGCTCTCTGA